The proteins below come from a single Candidatus Methylacidiphilales bacterium genomic window:
- a CDS encoding biopolymer transporter ExbD translates to MIARRRPPENVKVNITPMIDMVFLLLVFFMVTSKITTEQKKLEIRLPIATAAKYVENQKGREIINIDAEGRIFTGDKEVDMKGFKAYLKKRLIEHPPLQISVRADARTTARRIKEVMEAAAEAGAIEVIFATYKQ, encoded by the coding sequence ATGATCGCCCGAAGAAGACCACCAGAAAACGTGAAGGTCAACATCACGCCGATGATTGATATGGTCTTTCTGCTTTTGGTTTTCTTCATGGTCACCAGCAAAATCACCACTGAACAAAAGAAACTTGAAATCCGCCTCCCCATCGCAACTGCAGCAAAATATGTCGAAAACCAAAAGGGGCGTGAGATCATCAACATCGACGCAGAAGGCCGCATTTTCACAGGAGACAAAGAGGTAGATATGAAAGGCTTTAAAGCTTATCTCAAGAAACGTCTTATTGAACATCCCCCATTACAAATCTCCGTGCGCGCCGACGCCCGCACCACAGCAAGACGGATTAAAGAAGTCATGGAAGCTGCCGCTGAAGCTGGAGCAATCGAGGTGATCTTCGCTACCTACAAACAGTAA
- a CDS encoding VWA domain-containing protein, translating into MPDTLSSPPPTYTDQTNSGNLKVVKRSLLATVILVSIAIHIAGGIIATVIIVARYFAQPEATFVAKKPVAIPPKIIEQRMISAEVDSFIEKPVFDDRLASLRPTDFALPEIPPIPIDEITPIDPTKLLTDPNQMIGTAERSTPDDLGFEGDTMSFFGIQDKGRSVVFVLDVSSTMFDRLPGAYKFVQEECINLINNVSINTRFGLVIFSGAAGKWQSELVPATDANKQAAAEAIRKIDRDTIMRIMRDWKDPIREAPRETRPDLGLKLAYTMRPEVIYILTDGEANKKGNTIPITADEIKDVIKQLNETVETPPRIHAVYYITAKAKPREEEFVKAIASTGNGRFIKLEAVKLMREEMRQE; encoded by the coding sequence ATGCCCGACACCCTTTCTTCTCCTCCACCCACCTACACAGATCAAACAAACAGCGGAAATCTTAAAGTCGTTAAGCGCAGCCTATTAGCGACGGTAATTCTGGTAAGTATCGCTATCCATATTGCAGGAGGTATCATTGCAACGGTGATCATTGTTGCGCGTTATTTTGCCCAACCCGAGGCAACCTTCGTGGCTAAAAAACCAGTCGCTATTCCTCCCAAAATTATCGAGCAACGAATGATTTCAGCAGAAGTGGATTCTTTCATTGAAAAACCCGTGTTTGACGATCGCTTGGCCAGCCTACGCCCAACTGACTTTGCCTTGCCAGAAATTCCACCAATCCCAATTGATGAAATCACGCCAATCGATCCTACCAAACTGCTTACAGATCCAAATCAAATGATAGGCACAGCTGAGCGCTCTACACCGGATGATTTAGGGTTTGAAGGAGACACAATGTCATTCTTTGGAATTCAAGACAAGGGCCGATCTGTCGTCTTTGTCCTTGATGTATCCAGCACCATGTTTGATCGATTACCCGGAGCCTACAAATTTGTCCAAGAGGAATGCATAAATCTAATCAACAACGTCAGCATCAATACACGATTCGGCCTTGTTATTTTCAGCGGCGCTGCCGGTAAGTGGCAAAGCGAACTTGTCCCAGCTACAGACGCCAATAAACAAGCCGCTGCAGAAGCCATCCGCAAAATCGATCGTGATACCATCATGCGAATCATGCGAGACTGGAAAGATCCGATTCGTGAAGCTCCTCGCGAAACAAGACCCGATCTAGGTTTGAAGTTAGCTTACACCATGCGCCCCGAGGTGATCTACATCCTTACTGATGGTGAAGCAAACAAGAAAGGCAACACGATTCCCATCACAGCAGATGAAATAAAGGACGTTATAAAACAGCTCAACGAAACAGTTGAGACCCCTCCTCGCATCCACGCAGTCTACTATATCACAGCAAAAGCTAAGCCAAGAGAGGAAGAGTTTGTCAAAGCTATAGCCAGCACTGGCAACGGCCGCTTTATCAAGCTTGAGGCTGTAAAGCTCATGCGCGAGGAGATGCGTCAAGAATAA
- a CDS encoding NPCBM/NEW2 domain-containing protein — protein MRKCVKFISARPVLIAALIGLGLISCGEPSSSQQKKQATTPIVVAGPPPEGTPIDWSVFAPIGNPDAIYAGDVTPMLAEVGADFCRVFTNGAERIIGNAPPNPPPALGGRRIIIKVQGRECQSFFFTHAPSRIVYKVPEGVKRFTAIGTMPEEIHESEGTWSYIVKINDQKVFETPWLVHAKQKYWLIDVPIPSHAKTIQLIVHEGNNKFCDNAVWAWPYFHK, from the coding sequence ATGCGTAAATGCGTAAAATTCATTAGTGCTCGCCCTGTGTTGATAGCTGCACTGATAGGGTTAGGATTGATCAGTTGTGGGGAGCCATCGTCATCCCAGCAGAAAAAGCAAGCGACGACACCGATTGTTGTCGCTGGGCCTCCTCCTGAGGGGACGCCGATTGATTGGTCAGTTTTTGCGCCGATAGGTAATCCTGACGCTATATATGCCGGAGATGTTACTCCGATGCTTGCGGAGGTGGGAGCGGATTTTTGCCGGGTTTTTACAAATGGGGCAGAGAGGATCATAGGTAACGCTCCACCTAATCCACCGCCGGCTTTAGGAGGGAGGCGGATTATAATAAAGGTGCAAGGTAGGGAGTGTCAGAGTTTCTTTTTTACGCACGCACCGAGTCGGATTGTTTATAAGGTTCCAGAGGGGGTAAAGCGCTTCACTGCTATTGGCACTATGCCCGAAGAAATTCATGAATCGGAGGGGACGTGGTCTTATATTGTCAAGATTAACGATCAGAAGGTATTTGAGACACCGTGGTTAGTGCATGCCAAGCAGAAATATTGGCTTATTGATGTGCCTATCCCAAGTCATGCCAAGACAATTCAGCTCATTGTGCATGAGGGGAATAATAAGTTTTGCGATAACGCCGTTTGGGCTTGGCCTTATTTTCACAAATAA
- a CDS encoding bifunctional oligoribonuclease/PAP phosphatase NrnA yields the protein MSPPLPQIQSLIEKHHTFIVFSHVRPDGDAYGSALGLALALEEIGKTTQVYFQDGLHQSYQFLPGSRKILIPSPLQPPDTDAAIIAVDTSTLPRLGDTFQTWGRKVDLNIDHHISNTQFAEINLISPHAAATSEIIYELLHPLSLPLTEPVATNLYVGIMTDTGSFRYRQTSPRTLSAAAALTAAGANPSFLATQCFLNHPLTRFKLQQEIFSQARYYFDNQVVVCHITPELLTRHGARPEDTENILEPLQAIRDIEIAILIETIDTNTQRASLRSRGKIDVSLVAASLGGGGHPEAAGLRVNMTFNNLTTSLLTTLSPYFTTKINPPHTSNHHLK from the coding sequence ATGAGCCCACCTCTACCCCAAATCCAAAGTCTCATTGAAAAACATCACACCTTCATCGTATTCAGTCACGTCAGACCCGATGGCGATGCCTACGGAAGCGCATTAGGACTAGCTCTAGCGCTCGAAGAGATTGGCAAGACCACCCAAGTCTATTTTCAAGATGGCCTTCATCAATCATACCAATTCCTTCCAGGTAGTAGAAAAATACTCATCCCCTCCCCTCTCCAACCTCCCGACACCGATGCCGCTATCATTGCCGTCGATACCTCCACACTCCCTCGACTCGGAGACACCTTTCAGACCTGGGGACGAAAAGTGGATCTCAACATTGACCACCACATCAGCAATACACAATTCGCAGAGATAAACCTGATATCCCCGCACGCAGCCGCAACATCAGAGATCATATACGAACTCTTGCATCCACTATCCCTACCCCTAACGGAGCCCGTCGCCACTAACCTCTACGTCGGTATCATGACCGATACAGGCTCCTTCCGCTATCGTCAGACCTCACCCCGCACACTCTCCGCTGCAGCAGCCCTTACTGCAGCTGGCGCCAATCCCTCCTTCCTTGCCACTCAATGCTTCCTCAATCACCCACTAACCCGATTCAAACTCCAGCAGGAAATCTTCTCCCAAGCTCGCTACTACTTCGATAACCAGGTCGTGGTCTGCCACATCACACCCGAGCTCCTCACACGCCACGGTGCCCGCCCAGAAGATACAGAAAATATCCTCGAGCCACTACAAGCCATACGCGACATCGAAATAGCCATTTTAATTGAGACCATAGATACCAACACTCAGCGAGCTAGCCTCCGATCACGAGGCAAAATTGATGTCTCACTCGTCGCCGCTTCACTCGGCGGCGGTGGTCACCCAGAAGCTGCAGGCTTGAGAGTCAACATGACGTTTAATAATCTTACAACCAGCCTTCTAACCACTCTCAGCCCATACTTCACTACAAAGATAAATCCTCCACACACCTCAAACCACCACCTCAAATAA
- a CDS encoding biopolymer transporter ExbD — translation MAVRLPRRSPEDVEISMSPMIDMVFLLLIFFLVSSKPLKPEADLGMKLPGTVAQEEAIDIPDEQRIKILASGQVLLNDMPIDTPDSKELPQLLFTLTRFKQACKANRSEALVTLDPEDDVKHQRIADVMNVCAKADIDGVTFAGKTMEE, via the coding sequence ATGGCCGTCCGACTTCCCCGCCGCAGCCCTGAAGATGTCGAGATCTCGATGAGTCCAATGATCGACATGGTCTTTCTATTGTTGATCTTCTTCCTTGTATCCTCCAAACCCCTGAAGCCCGAGGCTGATCTAGGAATGAAGTTGCCCGGCACTGTCGCCCAAGAGGAAGCAATAGATATTCCCGACGAACAGCGGATTAAAATTTTGGCATCAGGCCAAGTCTTACTCAATGACATGCCCATTGATACGCCCGATAGCAAGGAGCTCCCCCAACTCCTATTTACACTCACACGATTCAAGCAAGCCTGCAAAGCAAATAGATCCGAAGCTCTCGTCACCCTAGATCCGGAAGATGACGTCAAACATCAACGCATCGCCGATGTAATGAATGTCTGTGCTAAAGCCGACATCGACGGCGTCACCTTTGCCGGTAAAACCATGGAGGAATAA
- the hemB gene encoding porphobilinogen synthase, giving the protein MFPLPIRPRRARLNASQRALLQETRLHPSQLVLPLFIRESPGQSPAIDALPDQQRYLIEELPPIITQALSKGIVAVALFPCLLADKKTPDAAHALDPDTLILRATRFLRQRFPELIIITDVALDPYTSHGHDGLLDSKGQVDNDATLEILAQQALLQAQAGATWVAPSDMMDGRVKFIRDTLDQAGYTQTCILSYSAKFASAFYGPFRNAIGSDTAAGTLALDKKTYQLPYTNPTEALRDALLDVEEGADALLVKPAGHYLDIIFRLRQLTHLPVAAYQVSGEYLQICATAQAGWIDRSQAILESLYAIRRAGAQFILTYFALEAAALLKE; this is encoded by the coding sequence ATGTTCCCACTCCCCATTCGCCCACGACGCGCAAGACTAAATGCCTCTCAACGCGCTTTACTCCAAGAAACCCGACTCCACCCCAGTCAACTCGTTCTCCCCCTTTTCATCCGAGAATCCCCAGGCCAAAGCCCTGCGATCGACGCCTTGCCAGATCAACAACGTTACCTCATCGAAGAACTTCCCCCTATCATCACACAAGCCCTTTCAAAAGGAATTGTCGCTGTAGCGCTCTTCCCTTGTTTACTCGCCGACAAAAAAACACCAGACGCCGCTCACGCCCTAGATCCAGACACCTTGATATTGCGAGCCACACGTTTCCTCCGTCAACGTTTCCCCGAACTCATCATCATCACAGATGTCGCCCTTGACCCCTACACCTCTCACGGACACGACGGACTCCTCGACTCCAAAGGCCAAGTAGACAACGATGCCACGCTTGAAATACTAGCCCAACAGGCCCTCCTTCAAGCTCAAGCCGGCGCGACCTGGGTCGCCCCATCAGATATGATGGATGGCAGAGTAAAATTCATCCGAGACACCCTCGACCAAGCCGGCTACACACAGACCTGCATCCTATCCTATAGTGCTAAATTCGCCTCTGCTTTCTATGGACCATTCAGAAACGCCATCGGCAGCGATACAGCCGCCGGCACCCTTGCACTGGATAAGAAAACCTACCAACTTCCCTACACCAACCCTACTGAAGCTCTGCGCGATGCTCTCCTTGACGTCGAAGAAGGAGCTGATGCACTCTTAGTTAAACCCGCCGGCCACTACCTCGACATCATCTTCCGACTCCGACAACTCACACACCTCCCCGTTGCGGCTTATCAAGTCTCAGGCGAATATCTTCAAATCTGCGCCACCGCTCAAGCCGGCTGGATAGACCGCTCCCAAGCCATCCTCGAATCCCTCTATGCCATCCGAAGAGCAGGAGCGCAATTTATCCTCACCTATTTTGCCCTAGAAGCAGCAGCCCTTCTCAAGGAATAA
- a CDS encoding MotA/TolQ/ExbB proton channel family protein: protein MKKHLLIPILLASCTLSPLTLHSQENPPPQVPPPVIEKNLLQKYQEGGPWMHAILLTSIATIAFTVLCSIQIRRSAIMPPHLLKSLTDAMSQRDVQTAYDLARASATPLGRAATAMLAKANFGRDMFNKPAMESAAGEAIAAEETKLGIWVNYLNVCAQLAPMLGLFGTVVGMIEAFDKLSMGRSEPQDLAGGIGVAMLTTAGGLIVAIPAIALYFFFRSQLTNIITDMQKSFAHMLDLFTGEIQPDGQRAPVYVDTSQTPNT from the coding sequence ATGAAAAAACACCTCCTCATCCCCATCCTCCTCGCAAGCTGCACCTTATCTCCTCTTACCCTTCATTCGCAGGAGAATCCACCACCGCAAGTTCCACCCCCTGTAATCGAAAAAAATCTCCTGCAAAAATACCAAGAGGGCGGCCCATGGATGCACGCTATTCTCCTCACCTCTATCGCCACGATTGCCTTCACAGTCTTATGCTCGATTCAAATACGGCGCTCTGCAATCATGCCCCCTCACTTACTCAAAAGCCTTACAGACGCAATGTCCCAGCGTGACGTCCAAACCGCATACGATCTAGCTCGTGCAAGCGCAACCCCTCTCGGTCGCGCCGCAACAGCTATGCTCGCCAAAGCTAATTTTGGACGCGATATGTTCAACAAACCGGCTATGGAATCTGCTGCTGGTGAAGCGATCGCCGCCGAAGAAACTAAACTCGGCATTTGGGTGAATTATCTCAACGTCTGCGCACAACTTGCACCCATGCTCGGCCTCTTCGGCACCGTGGTCGGAATGATCGAAGCCTTCGACAAACTCTCCATGGGACGCTCCGAACCCCAAGATCTCGCCGGAGGCATCGGTGTAGCCATGTTAACTACAGCCGGAGGCTTAATCGTAGCTATTCCTGCAATCGCTCTCTATTTCTTCTTCCGCAGCCAACTCACTAACATCATCACAGACATGCAAAAATCCTTCGCTCACATGCTCGACCTTTTCACAGGAGAAATCCAGCCCGACGGCCAGCGTGCGCCAGTCTACGTTGATACGTCTCAAACGCCCAACACCTAA
- a CDS encoding tetratricopeptide repeat protein — protein MHQFLANSARTLLLCFLLTLSESSILSQTNPSSLVADEMIKKGFDAFRAGNFVEAESLLQRFLQDFGKSKEAQPHLETISAFLIQAQGYNKKWNEVIEGSESFLEKYPESKFLEDIRFWRTIAHLQEEQYKHARDDIDAFLKKFPQSPKALFLYFLKATSFIAEEQYQSAIPILTELKDAGTTAIHHRAALIRLYCQIQLENDNAAIQAFLETHQRLPQLDTLATFHMLGLKLSDRLLSLNRNREALLVLQKIWPKKRILTRQEEHKQSLENQLTRLRGNPSAASQVLEIENALNQINRDLESFSKIQEYDSALSLRVMQAYFKLERFREAALWIETMARNLPDGPLLEETLFRLTACYSNIGRTDRAIIAADQFITRFPKSKYLPSILFAKGEAQLQAKLYNDAEKTFETIHNQYKDFPQSDRVYFLLGYSKLLQEKYAEAVAHFEPFPTLYPKSPLLENAIFWLAQSHNYNKDYPATRAACALYFKTFPNGAFQSDIAFLQAYSYFAELNFEKAITELEAFLQKFPRGSRVDQALYTLGESYFAIANIEAGLNRFRKISNTNRRLAEQAYFQIGKGLKALELEDAFLEHFKKFPEIFPDSPRVPEALLQVAKIYQARDQIQEARKIYWQGILKHGNDPNNSGVEELLTSLARLYRSDEDRKKLDEELSSLTQKAIEEKQNVFAARLLWAHSKIINRREPERARLLLLKAGEIIPPDLANPLLLADYADRLREDKRLDRAAAVYNDLLKWHPLSRHRDRAFAGLGLIARAQSRNQEALTWFARFEKESIQSALLPQVLQAKAEILIEKKQYPEAIATYEALLKAPNARGLPSVIALKGIGDAYMTLNKPDKAIPYYQRIYIMYGRYTQAVAHAYWQSGQAFEQLKMIQEARQTYQEFIEQEHLKDQETYILAQNRLRELEG, from the coding sequence ATGCACCAGTTCCTAGCGAACTCTGCCCGCACTTTACTGCTCTGCTTCCTGCTAACACTTTCCGAATCTTCAATCCTCTCCCAAACCAACCCTTCCTCCTTAGTCGCCGACGAAATGATCAAAAAAGGCTTCGACGCCTTCCGAGCTGGCAACTTCGTTGAAGCCGAAAGCTTACTTCAACGCTTCCTTCAAGACTTCGGCAAAAGCAAAGAAGCCCAACCTCACCTAGAGACCATCTCCGCATTCCTCATTCAAGCCCAAGGTTACAACAAAAAATGGAATGAGGTAATCGAAGGCTCTGAATCTTTTCTCGAGAAATATCCAGAAAGCAAATTCCTTGAGGACATTCGCTTCTGGCGCACAATTGCACACCTTCAGGAGGAACAATACAAACACGCTCGCGATGATATTGATGCTTTTCTAAAAAAGTTTCCGCAAAGTCCCAAAGCGCTGTTCCTTTACTTCCTCAAAGCCACAAGCTTCATAGCTGAGGAACAATATCAATCCGCCATCCCTATCCTCACAGAATTAAAAGACGCCGGCACAACAGCCATCCACCACCGCGCTGCGCTGATCCGCCTATACTGCCAAATTCAACTCGAAAACGACAACGCCGCCATCCAAGCCTTCCTTGAAACCCACCAACGACTCCCCCAGCTTGATACTCTCGCTACCTTTCACATGCTAGGCCTCAAGCTCAGCGATCGCCTACTCTCACTCAACCGCAATAGAGAAGCCCTTCTAGTCCTACAAAAAATATGGCCTAAAAAAAGAATCCTCACCCGACAAGAAGAACACAAACAATCCCTGGAAAATCAACTCACCCGCCTCCGTGGAAACCCATCTGCTGCCTCTCAAGTCCTAGAAATAGAAAATGCCCTAAACCAAATTAATCGCGACCTCGAATCCTTCTCCAAAATCCAAGAATACGACTCAGCCCTCAGCCTTCGCGTCATGCAAGCCTACTTCAAGCTAGAACGTTTCCGCGAAGCCGCCCTCTGGATCGAAACCATGGCTCGCAACCTTCCTGACGGCCCCTTACTCGAAGAGACCCTCTTTCGCCTTACAGCTTGCTACAGCAACATCGGCCGAACAGACCGCGCAATCATCGCAGCGGATCAATTCATCACCCGCTTCCCTAAAAGCAAATACCTCCCCTCAATCCTCTTTGCAAAAGGAGAAGCCCAGCTCCAAGCCAAGCTCTATAATGATGCTGAAAAAACATTCGAAACCATACACAACCAATACAAAGACTTCCCTCAATCAGATCGCGTCTATTTCCTCCTTGGTTATTCAAAACTGCTCCAAGAAAAATATGCTGAAGCAGTTGCCCATTTTGAGCCGTTCCCCACACTCTACCCCAAATCACCTCTGCTCGAGAATGCAATCTTCTGGCTCGCCCAATCCCACAACTACAACAAAGACTATCCCGCCACACGTGCCGCCTGCGCACTCTATTTCAAAACCTTCCCAAACGGAGCTTTTCAATCCGACATCGCTTTCCTCCAAGCTTACTCATACTTTGCTGAACTCAACTTTGAAAAAGCCATCACCGAGCTCGAAGCTTTTCTCCAAAAATTCCCCCGTGGCTCCCGCGTAGACCAAGCCCTTTACACCCTCGGAGAATCTTATTTTGCCATCGCAAATATTGAAGCAGGCCTAAATCGCTTCAGAAAAATCTCCAACACAAACCGCCGTCTAGCCGAACAAGCCTACTTCCAAATAGGAAAAGGCCTCAAAGCCCTCGAACTCGAAGACGCCTTCCTAGAGCATTTCAAAAAATTCCCCGAAATTTTCCCCGACAGCCCACGCGTGCCAGAAGCCTTACTTCAAGTCGCCAAAATCTATCAAGCTCGCGATCAGATCCAAGAAGCCAGAAAAATCTACTGGCAAGGTATCCTCAAGCACGGCAACGATCCCAACAACTCCGGCGTAGAAGAGCTCCTCACCAGCCTCGCCCGCCTATATCGCAGCGACGAAGACCGTAAAAAACTAGATGAAGAACTCTCATCCCTTACCCAGAAAGCAATCGAAGAAAAACAAAACGTCTTTGCCGCACGCCTCCTCTGGGCACACAGTAAAATCATCAACCGCCGTGAACCTGAGCGAGCCCGCCTTCTGCTCTTAAAAGCCGGCGAAATCATCCCCCCCGACCTCGCCAACCCACTACTCCTTGCCGATTATGCAGATCGACTCCGAGAAGATAAACGCCTGGATCGAGCAGCTGCGGTCTACAATGATTTACTCAAATGGCACCCCCTCTCCCGCCACCGCGATCGCGCCTTTGCAGGGCTCGGCTTAATCGCCCGCGCACAAAGTCGCAACCAAGAAGCTTTGACATGGTTTGCTCGATTTGAAAAAGAATCCATCCAGTCCGCTCTACTCCCGCAAGTCCTCCAAGCCAAAGCAGAAATCTTAATCGAAAAAAAACAATACCCAGAAGCCATTGCTACCTATGAAGCTCTACTCAAAGCGCCCAACGCTCGAGGATTACCCTCTGTGATCGCCCTGAAAGGTATCGGTGATGCCTACATGACCCTCAATAAACCTGACAAAGCAATCCCTTATTACCAACGCATCTACATTATGTATGGCCGCTACACACAAGCAGTTGCTCACGCCTATTGGCAAAGTGGTCAAGCCTTTGAACAACTCAAAATGATACAAGAGGCTCGCCAGACCTACCAAGAATTCATCGAGCAAGAGCATCTCAAAGATCAAGAGACCTATATCTTAGCCCAAAACCGCTTGCGCGAACTCGAGGGATAA
- a CDS encoding ATP-binding protein, translating to MDFTDWHSVNQLVTPQNALQTFIKEIKAEYNFSECGLYSVNINDDTLELEIDSGEGSISLERKIKINHGWIGKAAANARIIHGEARAENERYGLALPLEINEKLVGVFYARGDKKLSDQEIKKLQNKAQEFWKWLEYLWERDGLRRRENSLLGLLRTVRELVSHDDLGRVLNLVVRQAAESLRAKVSTLLLLDEDRDELYIRSAYGDTDSKILPAQPIHLSSAVVSVVVKRGRPLAIHNLNAEFAYPYTELSREARLASLLSVPLSFGEEVLGVLNLFTGESRRFANHEINWLQGLADMAAVAVEKIKLFSRLIEFENQLRQSERLSTIGLLAAEVAHEIRNPLMVMQMLLHGLEEDFPKDSPRRKDIEVVQEKAQQMNEIVKQILGLAKRSEPRREPVLIQEIIERLVHFLRPKLEEQRIETDINIATNHQKVALDRTQIEQALLNLSLNAIQAMPQGGRLSIRASIEESELPYLHIVIEDTGHGMSEDIKEKIFDSFLTTKADGSGLGMAIVRRIVENHRGKIEVESQLGKGTRVRLILPVEN from the coding sequence ATGGATTTCACAGACTGGCATTCAGTTAATCAACTTGTCACGCCCCAGAATGCGCTTCAGACCTTTATCAAGGAAATCAAGGCAGAATATAATTTTAGCGAGTGTGGGTTATACAGCGTAAATATCAATGACGATACGCTTGAACTCGAGATCGACTCTGGAGAAGGCTCCATATCACTTGAGAGAAAAATAAAAATCAATCATGGATGGATTGGGAAAGCAGCTGCCAATGCTCGGATTATTCATGGAGAGGCGCGTGCAGAGAATGAACGTTATGGTCTTGCTCTACCGCTAGAAATTAATGAAAAACTGGTGGGCGTCTTTTATGCAAGAGGAGATAAGAAGCTTTCAGATCAAGAGATCAAAAAGCTGCAAAACAAAGCCCAGGAATTTTGGAAGTGGCTCGAGTATTTATGGGAAAGGGATGGGCTTCGGCGTCGGGAGAATTCCCTCCTTGGTCTATTGCGCACGGTGAGGGAACTTGTATCCCATGATGATTTGGGAAGAGTCCTAAACCTTGTGGTGAGACAGGCAGCGGAGTCTTTGAGAGCTAAAGTTTCTACTCTACTTCTTTTGGATGAAGATCGGGATGAGCTTTATATCCGATCCGCCTACGGTGACACTGATTCGAAAATTTTACCCGCGCAGCCCATCCACTTATCTAGCGCTGTGGTAAGTGTAGTTGTGAAACGAGGACGTCCTTTGGCTATTCATAATCTGAATGCCGAATTTGCTTATCCATATACTGAATTGTCTCGTGAAGCGCGGTTGGCCTCTCTGCTTTCGGTGCCGTTAAGTTTCGGCGAAGAAGTTTTAGGAGTATTAAATTTATTCACCGGGGAATCTCGACGTTTCGCTAATCATGAAATTAACTGGCTTCAAGGTCTTGCGGATATGGCCGCCGTAGCTGTAGAGAAGATAAAACTCTTTTCTCGCCTCATAGAATTTGAAAATCAACTTCGTCAAAGCGAACGGCTCTCCACGATCGGCCTTCTTGCTGCAGAAGTTGCTCATGAAATTCGAAATCCTCTAATGGTGATGCAAATGTTACTCCATGGGTTAGAAGAAGATTTTCCTAAAGATAGTCCGAGACGCAAAGATATTGAGGTCGTTCAAGAGAAAGCTCAACAGATGAACGAAATAGTAAAACAAATTCTTGGCTTAGCCAAGAGATCTGAGCCGCGACGAGAGCCAGTGCTGATACAGGAAATCATCGAGCGGCTTGTTCACTTCTTGAGGCCGAAATTAGAAGAACAAAGAATCGAAACCGACATTAACATCGCTACAAATCACCAAAAGGTAGCACTTGATCGCACACAGATCGAGCAGGCACTGCTTAATCTTTCGCTTAACGCCATACAAGCTATGCCACAAGGGGGGCGTCTGTCTATACGAGCATCGATTGAGGAAAGTGAGCTCCCTTATCTCCATATAGTAATTGAGGACACTGGCCATGGGATGAGCGAAGATATAAAAGAAAAAATCTTCGATTCATTTTTGACTACTAAAGCTGATGGGAGTGGTCTCGGTATGGCAATCGTCAGGCGGATAGTTGAAAATCATAGAGGAAAAATTGAGGTCGAAAGTCAGCTTGGGAAAGGGACCCGTGTGCGCCTTATTTTGCCTGTTGAGAATTAG